In Rhodothermus profundi, the genomic stretch TGTTCGCCGTACCTGCCTGAGCAATGACGACGCTACGTGATCTCCGGCCGGGAGAACGGGGCCGCGTGACCGGCTATGCCAGCGACCGGCTTCCTCCTCGCATCTTCGAGATGGGTCTGTTGCCCGGCACCGAAGTGGAACTGATCCGCATCGCTCCTCTG encodes the following:
- a CDS encoding FeoA family protein, whose translation is MTTLRDLRPGERGRVTGYASDRLPPRIFEMGLLPGTEVELIRIAPLGDPLDLKVRGFHLSIRKHEAELILIERL